The following nucleotide sequence is from Candidatus Palauibacter australiensis.
CCAACGCGCTTCTCGGCGCCGTCGAGAAATTCGAGCGGCGCTGCCGGCGCATGATCGAGCTGGCCGAGAATCGCGGACTCGACTGGAAGAACGCGGAACTCGCCACGCTCGACGCCGTGTGGGACGAAGTGAAAGCCGGCGAATAGCAACCTGCCGGGGCCGCCGCGGCTCGCCGCCGCTCAGGCGGGGTCGCGCTCGCGATCCGACGCGCGAGCCGGGCGGGCGCGGTCCGTGAGTTCGTAGATGTTGCAGGCCCGCCACACGGTCGCGCTCCCGGCCCCTACGTTCTTCATCTCGACGGGGGCAAGGATCCTCCGATAGGCTTCGCCCTCGAAGGCATCGAGCCGGTCCCAGGCCTCGGGCAGCGCGAGACTTTCGAACACCTTCACGGCGACTCGATCCCCGGAGCTCCCGGCGACGAAGCCGGGATAGCCCTGTCGCGCCGCCCAGCCGCGGTCGCGAAGCGTGCCCTCGACCGTCCCTTCCTCCCAGCTCCCGACGAGCGTCGCCACGTGATGATGGTTGTTCTCGCCGGGGAGGAGGGACCCGTACGCGGCCAGACGCCGCTCCGGGTGGTCGAGCAGGGCCTCGATCAGCCGTTCGAGGATCGGTTCGAGGTATTCCCGCAACGCCGCGGCGCCGGCTTCCCCGCCCGGTTCGGCCAGGAGCGCTTCGAGTTCCGCCAGCGCTCCCGCCGCGCCCGGCCGGCGGTCCTCGCCCGGTCGGCGGTCCTCGCCCGGCAGGACGGCGGCAAGCTCCTCGAACCCCGACAGCAGGGCGCGGAGGCGGGCGGAACTGCCTTCGGGCGCGAGCCGCGCTTCGTTGAGGCGGGAGAGCGCGCCCCGGAGGGGAGCCGGGTCGCAGATCGGGTCCGGCACCGGGCCGCCCGCGGTCACGGTGCTTCCGGCGGCCGCTGCTGGAGGAAGGCGTGAACGCCGGGCCAGAACAGCGCCGGCTTCTCGATGAACGGGAAGTGTCCCGATCCGTCGACCGGAACCAGATGACTATCCGGCAGGGCTTCGTTCATCGCCTGCACCATTTCGATGGGGATCGGATCCTGTGCGCCATGCACGATGAGCACCGGGACCTCGATCTCACCGAGACGGTCCCAGAAGTCGAGGCCCTGGAGCGGCGCCATGAGGAGGCTCGCGACGAGCTGGCCCTGGCTCGCCGTCCTCTCGTGCAGCGAGAGGCGAAGCAGGCTGTCCGCCACGCCGGCGTCCGCGAACGTCCCGCGGAAGACGTGGAAGAAGACGCGGCTGATGGCCTCCGCCTCCCGCGCCGCGAATTCCGGCGTCGCCCGAATCGAGTCGATGGCCGCGAGGTCGGCCGAATCCCGTCTGGCCAACTGGTTCTCGTCGGTCTGCTCGCGAAACCGGCTGCCCGGCTCGACGGGCGCAACGAGGATGAGCGCCGCCAGCCGCTCGGGGCGCTCCATGGCGTAGAGGAGGGCCGG
It contains:
- a CDS encoding gamma-glutamylcyclotransferase, producing MTAGGPVPDPICDPAPLRGALSRLNEARLAPEGSSARLRALLSGFEELAAVLPGEDRRPGEDRRPGAAGALAELEALLAEPGGEAGAAALREYLEPILERLIEALLDHPERRLAAYGSLLPGENNHHHVATLVGSWEEGTVEGTLRDRGWAARQGYPGFVAGSSGDRVAVKVFESLALPEAWDRLDAFEGEAYRRILAPVEMKNVGAGSATVWRACNIYELTDRARPARASDRERDPA
- a CDS encoding alpha/beta hydrolase, with product MAGCDAPASEAGPPTRAGSLSVFEAELFYQTVGVGEPVVVVHGGPGLDHSYLRPWFGPLSETHQVVFYDQRGLGASRAVVNAASLSMERFLTDIDRIRERVAQREKITLLAHSWGAIPALLYAMERPERLAALILVAPVEPGSRFREQTDENQLARRDSADLAAIDSIRATPEFAAREAEAISRVFFHVFRGTFADAGVADSLLRLSLHERTASQGQLVASLLMAPLQGLDFWDRLGEIEVPVLIVHGAQDPIPIEMVQAMNEALPDSHLVPVDGSGHFPFIEKPALFWPGVHAFLQQRPPEAP